Proteins encoded by one window of uncultured Ilyobacter sp.:
- a CDS encoding glycosyltransferase codes for MKIVHVNTTDVINGAGIAAHRLHLSMIEQGIDSKMLVMSKSSDELNIDVARKGNFEKYFLSNFRKLREKITFNKYKNRKNPILFSSAEFGIDISEHSFIKEADIIHLHWINGSYLSLESIKRLSNLGKKIRWTLHDMWLFTGGCHYSNWCKKYEKNCGNCPILETGKENDITRKIWKKKENIFRDLDIEIITCSNWLGDCAKKSSLLKEKKIIVQANVLDKNIFKPINKEICKDILNLDKNKKYICFGAMNSTSDPRKGWDYLKKTLLHLDKENPEIKKGTELLIFGASHGKDIDKLPFNTKFLGRVYDETTLSLIYNSADVFVAPSLEDNLPNTVNESIHCETPVIAFDIGGMPDMIAHEKNGYLAEYKNIEDLSRGLKRYL; via the coding sequence ATGAAAATAGTTCATGTTAATACTACAGATGTAATAAATGGTGCTGGAATTGCAGCTCACAGATTACATCTATCAATGATAGAACAAGGAATTGATTCAAAGATGCTAGTAATGAGTAAAAGTAGTGATGAGCTAAATATTGACGTAGCTAGAAAAGGGAATTTTGAGAAGTATTTTTTATCAAATTTTAGAAAATTAAGAGAAAAAATTACATTTAATAAATATAAAAATAGAAAAAACCCAATATTGTTTTCTTCAGCTGAATTTGGAATAGACATATCAGAACATTCCTTTATAAAAGAAGCAGATATAATCCATCTTCACTGGATTAATGGAAGTTATTTATCGTTAGAAAGTATCAAAAGATTAAGTAATCTTGGAAAAAAGATAAGATGGACATTACACGATATGTGGCTCTTTACAGGAGGGTGTCATTATAGTAATTGGTGTAAAAAATATGAAAAAAATTGTGGAAATTGTCCGATATTAGAAACAGGAAAAGAAAATGATATAACAAGAAAAATTTGGAAGAAAAAAGAAAATATATTTAGAGATTTAGATATTGAAATAATAACTTGTAGTAACTGGCTTGGAGATTGTGCAAAAAAAAGTAGCCTTTTAAAAGAAAAAAAAATAATTGTACAAGCTAATGTCTTGGATAAAAATATTTTTAAACCAATAAATAAAGAAATATGTAAAGATATATTAAATTTGGATAAAAATAAAAAATATATTTGTTTTGGTGCTATGAATTCAACAAGTGACCCAAGAAAAGGTTGGGATTATTTGAAAAAAACACTTTTGCATTTGGATAAGGAAAATCCGGAAATAAAAAAAGGTACAGAACTTTTAATTTTTGGTGCTAGTCATGGCAAGGATATTGATAAATTGCCCTTTAATACTAAATTTTTAGGTCGAGTTTATGATGAGACAACTTTAAGTTTGATATATAATTCTGCAGATGTTTTTGTAGCTCCTTCTTTGGAAGATAACCTACCAAATACGGTAAATGAAAGTATTCATTGTGAAACTCCTGTTATAGCTTTTGATATAGGAGGAATGCCAGATATGATAGCTCATGAAAAAAATGGTTACTTGGCAGAGTATAAAAATATTGAAGATTTAAGTAGAGGACTTAAGAGATATCTGTAG